A region of Microbacterium suwonense DNA encodes the following proteins:
- a CDS encoding DUF4870 domain-containing protein, which produces MTGRDQEATGVSAWALGLLILLPVPMLGSLAAGGAMVAAYGSLSRQGPLAKANAASARRWGAIFLVSSTGLLVIQLIIGLVRLTTSADAVSGFFPQGIPIVLYALVCIVHLVVVIVGTVRARRGEVVRMPFSRESA; this is translated from the coding sequence GTGACCGGGCGCGACCAAGAGGCGACCGGCGTCTCGGCGTGGGCGCTGGGGCTGCTGATCCTGCTTCCCGTGCCCATGCTCGGCTCTCTCGCGGCGGGCGGGGCGATGGTGGCTGCGTACGGTTCGCTGTCCCGCCAGGGGCCGCTCGCGAAGGCCAACGCGGCCTCGGCGCGACGCTGGGGTGCGATCTTCCTGGTCTCGTCCACCGGACTGCTGGTGATCCAGCTGATCATCGGGCTGGTGAGGCTCACGACGTCCGCGGATGCGGTATCCGGCTTCTTCCCGCAGGGCATCCCGATCGTGCTGTACGCGCTGGTGTGCATCGTGCACCTGGTGGTCGTGATCGTCGGAACGGTGCGCGCCCGCCGCGGTGAGGTGGTGCGGATGCCGTTCTCCCGGGAGAGCGCATGA
- a CDS encoding magnesium transporter MgtE N-terminal domain-containing protein — protein sequence MSTQRVFVARLAGCAVFDPVGDRLGKVRDVVMVYRKTAAPRVIGLVVEIPGRRHVFLSIGRVTSIRAGQVITTGLINVRRFQPRPGEVRVLAEYLGRRVRLTDGSGTAVVEDAAIEQDRHGEWAIAQLFLRKAKTSASPFAKGPTTFANWNEVAEQQQPGEAQSAEQLVATYSELHAADLATTLLDLPEQRMFEVAEELPDERLADALEEMPEDEQVGILDRLGDERAADVLDEMEPDDAADLLAQLPPERLEQLLALMEPEEADDVRMLLRYGPDTAGGLMTTEPIILSADATVAEALALIRRHELHPALAAAVFVTLPPFETPTGRLLGVVHFQRMLRYPPHERLGAILDDNLEPVSVTASAAEAARMLASYDLVSLPVIDVAHRLVGAISVDDVLDYLLPDDWRTQDVDETDTAAQTETAAESTGETSGTR from the coding sequence GTGAGCACACAACGGGTCTTCGTCGCGCGCCTGGCCGGCTGCGCCGTCTTCGACCCCGTGGGCGACCGGCTCGGAAAAGTCCGCGACGTCGTCATGGTGTACCGCAAAACCGCCGCCCCGCGCGTGATCGGCCTGGTCGTGGAGATCCCGGGGCGCCGGCACGTCTTCCTCTCCATCGGCCGGGTCACCTCGATCCGCGCCGGCCAGGTGATCACCACCGGCCTGATCAACGTCCGCCGCTTCCAGCCCCGCCCCGGCGAAGTGCGCGTGCTCGCCGAGTACCTGGGGCGCCGCGTCAGACTGACCGACGGCAGCGGCACGGCCGTCGTCGAGGACGCCGCGATCGAGCAAGACAGGCACGGCGAGTGGGCGATCGCCCAGCTTTTCCTGCGCAAGGCGAAGACGAGCGCCTCGCCGTTCGCCAAGGGTCCGACCACGTTCGCGAACTGGAACGAGGTCGCCGAGCAGCAGCAGCCGGGTGAGGCCCAGTCGGCGGAGCAGCTGGTCGCCACCTACTCCGAGCTGCACGCCGCCGACCTCGCCACCACTCTGCTGGATCTGCCCGAGCAGCGCATGTTCGAGGTCGCCGAGGAGCTGCCTGACGAGCGCCTGGCCGACGCGCTGGAGGAGATGCCCGAGGACGAGCAGGTCGGCATCCTCGACCGCCTCGGCGACGAGCGCGCCGCCGACGTGCTCGACGAGATGGAGCCCGACGACGCCGCCGACCTGCTCGCCCAGCTTCCCCCGGAGCGACTCGAGCAGCTGCTGGCACTGATGGAGCCCGAGGAGGCGGACGACGTGCGCATGCTGCTGCGCTACGGCCCCGACACCGCGGGCGGGCTGATGACCACCGAGCCGATCATCCTCTCCGCCGACGCCACCGTGGCCGAGGCGCTGGCACTGATCCGGCGCCACGAGCTGCACCCGGCACTCGCCGCCGCCGTGTTCGTCACGCTCCCTCCCTTTGAGACCCCCACCGGCCGTCTGCTGGGCGTGGTCCACTTCCAGCGGATGCTGCGCTATCCCCCGCACGAGCGGCTCGGCGCGATCCTCGACGACAACCTCGAGCCGGTGTCGGTCACGGCATCCGCCGCGGAGGCGGCCCGGATGCTCGCCAGCTACGACCTGGTCTCGCTCCCGGTCATCGACGTCGCACACCGTCTGGTCGGCGCGATCAGCGTCGACGACGTGCTGGACTATCTGCTGCCGGACGATTGGCGAACCCAGGACGTCGATGAGACTGACACGGCCGCACAGACAGAGACTGCGGCAGAGAGCACCGGCGAGACGAGCGGGACGCGATGA
- a CDS encoding YdcF family protein, which produces MLGYGNRGERANFVNRFRVRAGIRSLDPTAARNLLVLCGGPVHSTTPEATIMQRCARDLGFRGAIELETASRSTWENITNAIPMIEHADTIAIVSNAPHAERGREILWRQRPDLAARLVRGAEHRFGTTPVMTILGALRVVQAKLTGEWDAAARRR; this is translated from the coding sequence GTGCTCGGCTACGGCAATCGCGGCGAGCGCGCCAACTTCGTCAACCGCTTCCGCGTACGCGCAGGAATCCGCTCGCTCGACCCGACAGCCGCCCGGAACCTGCTCGTGCTCTGCGGCGGCCCTGTCCACAGCACCACGCCCGAGGCCACGATCATGCAGCGCTGCGCGCGCGACCTCGGCTTCCGCGGTGCCATCGAGCTGGAGACCGCGAGCCGTTCCACGTGGGAGAACATCACCAACGCGATCCCGATGATCGAACATGCGGACACGATCGCCATCGTCTCCAACGCCCCGCACGCCGAACGCGGTCGCGAGATCCTCTGGCGACAGCGCCCTGACCTTGCCGCGCGACTGGTGCGCGGCGCTGAGCACCGCTTCGGCACAACGCCGGTGATGACGATCCTGGGAGCCCTGCGTGTGGTGCAGGCGAAGCTGACCGGCGAATGGGATGCCGCAGCTCGCCGCCGCTGA
- a CDS encoding alpha/beta hydrolase family protein: MIPVGLPAGIVQVSAVWERAAADSRGVVPIAHGAGTQLDHPFLIGFARALRDDGFSTVRFNFPYSEAGRRMPGPAAHAILTWRAVVERIRADAPGAPVFVCGKSYGGRMASMAVAEGLDVDALVYLGYPLHPPGKPEKPRVEHLPAVSPPQLFVEGTKDPFVQPLSQLEAAVASCQDARIAWFEGGGHSFEVKGRKRPADEVGASVAPAVTAFLLEAAAR, translated from the coding sequence ATGATCCCGGTGGGGCTGCCTGCAGGCATCGTGCAGGTCTCCGCTGTCTGGGAGCGCGCCGCTGCCGACTCCCGTGGCGTGGTTCCGATCGCGCACGGCGCGGGCACGCAGCTGGACCATCCGTTTCTGATCGGCTTCGCCCGCGCGCTGCGCGATGACGGCTTCAGCACCGTGCGCTTCAATTTCCCCTACTCGGAGGCCGGTAGGCGCATGCCAGGACCGGCGGCACATGCCATCCTCACCTGGCGGGCGGTGGTCGAGCGGATTCGCGCCGATGCACCGGGTGCGCCGGTTTTCGTCTGCGGCAAGTCGTACGGGGGACGGATGGCGTCGATGGCGGTCGCCGAGGGGCTCGACGTCGATGCTCTGGTGTACCTCGGCTATCCGCTACATCCGCCGGGGAAGCCCGAGAAGCCGCGCGTCGAGCATCTGCCGGCCGTGAGTCCGCCTCAGCTGTTCGTGGAGGGCACGAAGGATCCGTTCGTGCAGCCGCTGTCCCAGCTGGAGGCCGCGGTCGCGTCGTGCCAGGATGCCCGGATCGCGTGGTTCGAGGGCGGTGGGCACTCGTTCGAGGTGAAGGGCCGCAAGCGTCCGGCGGACGAGGTCGGTGCGTCGGTGGCGCCGGCGGTGACGGCGTTCCTCCTGGAGGCCGCCGCTCGCTGA
- a CDS encoding DUF1003 domain-containing protein: MARTPRLDTPLGRASVVRTPTPSRDRFGRFTEWVARAMGTPAFLVILTLFCAAWLGWNTLMPNEVRFDDAALGFTALTLMLSLQASYAAPLILLAQNRQDDRDRVQIEQDRQRAERNLADTEYLAREIVALRMALEERLSQSVTRDVLRQELKTLLAELEKEPAATDEGTP; this comes from the coding sequence ATGGCCCGCACGCCCCGCCTGGACACACCGCTCGGTCGCGCCAGCGTCGTCCGCACCCCGACCCCGTCCCGCGACAGGTTCGGCCGCTTCACCGAATGGGTGGCCCGAGCGATGGGAACCCCCGCGTTCCTGGTGATCCTCACCCTGTTCTGCGCCGCGTGGCTCGGCTGGAACACGCTCATGCCGAACGAGGTGCGCTTCGACGACGCCGCCCTCGGCTTCACCGCCCTCACCCTGATGCTCTCGCTGCAGGCCTCGTACGCGGCGCCGCTGATCCTGCTCGCGCAGAACAGGCAGGACGACCGCGACCGCGTGCAGATCGAGCAGGACCGACAGCGCGCGGAACGCAATCTGGCCGACACCGAATACCTGGCGCGCGAGATCGTCGCACTGCGCATGGCGCTGGAGGAGCGACTCTCGCAGTCGGTCACCCGAGACGTGCTGCGTCAGGAGCTGAAGACCCTGCTCGCCGAGCTCGAGAAGGAGCCGGCCGCGACCGACGAGGGTACGCCATGA